In one Misgurnus anguillicaudatus chromosome 1, ASM2758022v2, whole genome shotgun sequence genomic region, the following are encoded:
- the LOC129432189 gene encoding sodium-coupled neutral amino acid symporter 2 isoform X10: MSNFSILKMDNSSECNGYRESPNNTHMNGMKTASSIEHMTNFSILEKDNSSECNGYRESLKKTLMNGMKKASSKKDLSNFSILEMDNSSECNGYRESPNKTLMNGMNKAPGKTEMSNFSTLDVDNSSTNSNEYDGYQESPTKTPINSLQYVDVDAESQNFLSGKKKYENEYTPGSASFGMSVFNLGNAIMGSGILGLSYAMANTGIALFVILLVAVLIFSLYSVHLLLKTANEGGSMVYEQLGYKAFGLPGKLAASCSITMQNFGAMASYLFIVKYELPIVIKSFLDTNDNSWYTNGDYLVLIVTVGIILPLSLLKNLGYLGYTSGFSLLCMVFFLIVVIYKKFQIPCPLPETLINITVNSSVSKPNTTEDDCCKPKYFVFNSQTVYAVPILTFAFVCHPAILPMYQELKDRSRQKMQNVANVSFLGMFVMYLLAALFGYLTFNEAVESELLHTYSRVYDFDLVLMIVRFAVLVAVTLTVPVVLFPIRTSVNHLTGATKNFSWPRHISITVGLLVCVNILVIFVPTIRDIFGFIGASAAAMLIFILPSAFYIQLVKKESMKSIQKISALLFLITGIFVMLGSITLIILDWIHNAGVSEDTGSGH, translated from the exons ATGAGTAACTTCAGCATTTTAAAAATGGACAACAGCAGCGAATGCAACGGTTATCGAGAAAGTCCAAACAACACTCATATGAACGG AATGAAAACAGCCTCTAGTATAGAACACATGACTAACTTCAGCATTTTAGAAAAGGACAACAGCAGTGAATGCAACGGTTATCGAGAAAGTTTGAAAAAAACTCTTATGAACGG AATGAAAAAAGCCTCTAGTAAAAAAGACTTGAGCAACTTCAGCATTTTAGAAATGGACAACAGCAGTGAATGCAACGGTTATCGAGAAAGTCCAAACAAAACTCTTATGAACGG AATGAACAAAGCTCCTGGTAAAACAGAGATGAGCAATTTCAGCACTTTAGATGTGGACAACAGCAGCACCAACAGCAATGAATATGACGGTTATCAAGAAAGTCCAACCAAAACTCCTATTAACAG TTTGCAGTATGTCGACGTGGATGCAGAAAGCCAGAACTTTCTGTCTGGCAAGAAGAAATATGAGAATGAATAT ACTCCCGGCTCAGCGTCGTTTGGGATGTCAGTGTTTAATCTCGGCAATGCCATCATGGGAAGTGGAATACTGGGGCTTTCCTATGCCATGGCCAATACTGGCATCGCCCTGTTTGT GATCCTGCTTGTGGCAGTATTAATCTTCTCCTTGTACTCGGTGCATTTACTACTCAAAACAGCCAATGAAGGAG GGTCTATGGTTTACGAACAGCTGGGGTATAAAGCGTTCGGGCTTCCCGGCAAACTGGCCGCCTCTTGCTCAATCACCATGCAAAACTTTGGAG CTATGGCCAGCTATCTCTTCATTGTGAAGTACGAACTACCGATAGTCATCAAGTCCTTTCTGGACACCAATGACAA ttCCTGGTACACTAACGGCGACTACCTCGTGCTGATCGTCACCGTGGGCATCATTTTACCCCTCTCATTGCTTAAAAACTTGG GTTACCTGGGATACACGAGTGGCTTCTCCTTGTTGTGCATGGTGTTCTTCCTCATTGTG GTGATCTACAAGAAATTCCAGATCCCGTGTCCTCTACCTGAAACCCTTATTAACATCACAGTGAACAGCTCTGTGTCTAAACCCAACACCACAGAGGACGACTGCTGCAAACCCAAATACTTTGTCTTCAACTCACAG ACTGTGTATGCGGTGCCCATTCTGACATTTGCATTTGTCTGCCACCCGGCGATTCTGCCCATGTACCAGGAACTCAAAGA tcgTTCCAGACAGAAGATGCAGAATGTGGCAAATGTGTCCTTTCTGGGAATGTTTGTTATGTATCTACTGGCTGCTCTCTTTGGATATCTGACCTTCAACG AGGCTGTCGAATCCGAGCTTCTTCACACTTACTCCAGGGTCTACGATTTTGATTTGGTGCTTATGATCGTGCGTTTTGCTGTTTTGGTCGCTGTGACCTTAACTGTGCCTGTGGTTCTTTTCCCT ATCCGTACCTCAGTCAACCACCTGACTGGCGCAACTAAAAACTTCAGCTGGCCCCGTCACATCTCCATTACCGTCGGCCTGCTTGTCTGCGTAAACATTCTGGTCATCTTTGTCCCCACCATCAGAGACATTTTTGGATTTATTG GTGCATCTGCTGCGGCCATGCTGATATTCATCCTGCCGTCTGCCTTCTACATCCAACTGGTGAAGAAAGAGTCTATGAAGTCTATTCAAAAAATCTCG GCACTTTTGTTCCTGATCACAGGCATCTTTGTTATGTTGGGTAGTATTACTTTGATTATTTTGGACTGGATCCACAATGCCGGAGTTTCTGAGGACACCGGCAGTGGCCACTAG
- the LOC129432189 gene encoding sodium-coupled neutral amino acid symporter 2 isoform X11 gives MNKAPGKTEMSNFSTLDVDNSSTNSNEYDGYQESPTKTPINSLQYVDVDAESQNFLSGKKKYENEYTPGSASFGMSVFNLGNAIMGSGILGLSYAMANTGIALFVILLVAVLIFSLYSVHLLLKTANEGGSMVYEQLGYKAFGLPGKLAASCSITMQNFGAMASYLFIVKYELPIVIKSFLDTNDNSWYTNGDYLVLIVTVGIILPLSLLKNLGYLGYTSGFSLLCMVFFLIVVIYKKFQIPCPLPETLINITVNSSVSKPNTTEDDCCKPKYFVFNSQTVYAVPILTFAFVCHPAILPMYQELKDRSRQKMQNVANVSFLGMFVMYLLAALFGYLTFNEAVESELLHTYSRVYDFDLVLMIVRFAVLVAVTLTVPVVLFPIRTSVNHLTGATKNFSWPRHISITVGLLVCVNILVIFVPTIRDIFGFIGASAAAMLIFILPSAFYIQLVKKESMKSIQKISALLFLITGIFVMLGSITLIILDWIHNAGVSEDTGSGH, from the exons ATGAACAAAGCTCCTGGTAAAACAGAGATGAGCAATTTCAGCACTTTAGATGTGGACAACAGCAGCACCAACAGCAATGAATATGACGGTTATCAAGAAAGTCCAACCAAAACTCCTATTAACAG TTTGCAGTATGTCGACGTGGATGCAGAAAGCCAGAACTTTCTGTCTGGCAAGAAGAAATATGAGAATGAATAT ACTCCCGGCTCAGCGTCGTTTGGGATGTCAGTGTTTAATCTCGGCAATGCCATCATGGGAAGTGGAATACTGGGGCTTTCCTATGCCATGGCCAATACTGGCATCGCCCTGTTTGT GATCCTGCTTGTGGCAGTATTAATCTTCTCCTTGTACTCGGTGCATTTACTACTCAAAACAGCCAATGAAGGAG GGTCTATGGTTTACGAACAGCTGGGGTATAAAGCGTTCGGGCTTCCCGGCAAACTGGCCGCCTCTTGCTCAATCACCATGCAAAACTTTGGAG CTATGGCCAGCTATCTCTTCATTGTGAAGTACGAACTACCGATAGTCATCAAGTCCTTTCTGGACACCAATGACAA ttCCTGGTACACTAACGGCGACTACCTCGTGCTGATCGTCACCGTGGGCATCATTTTACCCCTCTCATTGCTTAAAAACTTGG GTTACCTGGGATACACGAGTGGCTTCTCCTTGTTGTGCATGGTGTTCTTCCTCATTGTG GTGATCTACAAGAAATTCCAGATCCCGTGTCCTCTACCTGAAACCCTTATTAACATCACAGTGAACAGCTCTGTGTCTAAACCCAACACCACAGAGGACGACTGCTGCAAACCCAAATACTTTGTCTTCAACTCACAG ACTGTGTATGCGGTGCCCATTCTGACATTTGCATTTGTCTGCCACCCGGCGATTCTGCCCATGTACCAGGAACTCAAAGA tcgTTCCAGACAGAAGATGCAGAATGTGGCAAATGTGTCCTTTCTGGGAATGTTTGTTATGTATCTACTGGCTGCTCTCTTTGGATATCTGACCTTCAACG AGGCTGTCGAATCCGAGCTTCTTCACACTTACTCCAGGGTCTACGATTTTGATTTGGTGCTTATGATCGTGCGTTTTGCTGTTTTGGTCGCTGTGACCTTAACTGTGCCTGTGGTTCTTTTCCCT ATCCGTACCTCAGTCAACCACCTGACTGGCGCAACTAAAAACTTCAGCTGGCCCCGTCACATCTCCATTACCGTCGGCCTGCTTGTCTGCGTAAACATTCTGGTCATCTTTGTCCCCACCATCAGAGACATTTTTGGATTTATTG GTGCATCTGCTGCGGCCATGCTGATATTCATCCTGCCGTCTGCCTTCTACATCCAACTGGTGAAGAAAGAGTCTATGAAGTCTATTCAAAAAATCTCG GCACTTTTGTTCCTGATCACAGGCATCTTTGTTATGTTGGGTAGTATTACTTTGATTATTTTGGACTGGATCCACAATGCCGGAGTTTCTGAGGACACCGGCAGTGGCCACTAG